From the Octopus sinensis linkage group LG28, ASM634580v1, whole genome shotgun sequence genome, one window contains:
- the LOC115225626 gene encoding zinc finger protein 708-like gives MSEELRESSYDWDKPYPCDICGKSLSDRNSLTQHKRIHTGEKPYCCDICGKSFSDSVSLTQHTRIHTGEKPYTCEICGKSFLSSSQLTRHIRTHIGEKPYHCDICGKSFSDDSSLTKHKRIHTGEKPYHCDICGKSFSNGSHLTDHKRIHTGEKPYHCDICGKSFSVGSSLTTHKRVHTGEKPYHCDICDKSFSRTGSLATHKQVHTGEKPYHCNICGKSFSDGRSLTKHKRIHTGEKPYHCDICGKSFSDSVSLTQHTRIHTGEKPYTCDICGKSFSVGSSLTTHKRVHTGEKPYHCDICDKSFSRTGSLATHKQVHTGGKPYHCNVCGKSFSDDSSLTKHKRIHTGEKPYHCDICGKSFSESRHLTRHKFIHSVKKS, from the exons atgtcGGAAGAATTAAGAGaatcatcatatgact GGGAcaaaccatatccctgtgatatctgtggtaaatcattgtctGACAGGAATagcttaactcaacacaaacgtattcatacaggagagaaaccatattgctgtgatatctgtggtaaatcattctctgatagcGTTAGCTTAACTCAACAcacacgtatccatacaggagagaaaccatatacctgtgaaatctgtggtaaatcattcttaagTAGCAGTCAATTAACACGACACATACGTACTCATataggagagaaaccatatcactgtgatatctgtggtaaatcattttctgatgaTAGTAGTTTAaccaaacataaacgtattcatacaggtgagaaaccataccattgtgatatctgtggtaaatcattctctaatggCAGTCACTTAACAGaccataaacgtattcacacgggggagaaaccatatcactgtgatatctgtggtaaatcattctctgttggcagtagcttaactactcacaaacgtgttcatacaggtgagaaaccataccactgtgatatctgtgataaatcattcagtCGAACAGGTAGTTTAGCTACTCACAAACaggttcatacaggggagaaaccctatcactgtaatatctgtggtaaatcattctctgatggccGTAGCTTAactaagcacaaacgtattcatacaggagagaaaccatatcactgtgatatctgtggtaaatcattctctgatagcGTTAGCTTAACTCAACACAcgcgtatccatacaggagagaaaccatatacctgtgatatctgtg gtaaatcattctctgttggcagtagcttaactactcacaaacgtgttcatacaggtgagaaaccataccactgtgatatctgtgataaatcattcagtCGAACAGGTAGTTTAGCTACTCACAAACAGGTTCATACAGGagggaaaccatatcactgtaatgtctgtggtaaatcattttctgatgaTAGTAGTTTAaccaaacataaacgtattcatacaggtgagaaaccttaccactgtgatatctgtggtaaatcattttctgaaagtcGGCATTTAACTAGACATAAGTTTATTCATTCTGTAAAAAAATCCTAA